In Halosegnis marinus, one genomic interval encodes:
- a CDS encoding V-type ATP synthase subunit D encodes MANDVKPTRKNLMAIEDRIELSERGHDTLEQKRDGLIMEFMDILDQAKEVRENVDDQYNRAQRAINMARAMEGDVAVRGAASALKEHPEITSEPRNIMGVVVPQIESSKVRKGLDERGYGVLGTSARIDEAADAYEELLETIILAAEVETAMKEMLEEIEKTKRRVNALEFKLLPDLYDAQEYIEQKLEEQEREEIFRMKKIKAKKEEAEAEEAEKASGEPVEEPLTADD; translated from the coding sequence ATGGCCAACGACGTCAAACCCACCCGGAAGAACTTGATGGCGATCGAGGATCGCATCGAGCTCTCCGAGCGGGGCCACGACACGCTCGAACAGAAGCGCGACGGCCTCATCATGGAGTTCATGGACATCCTCGACCAGGCCAAGGAGGTCCGCGAGAACGTCGACGACCAGTACAACCGCGCGCAGCGCGCCATCAACATGGCCCGCGCGATGGAGGGGGACGTGGCGGTCCGCGGCGCGGCCTCCGCGCTGAAGGAGCACCCGGAGATCACCTCCGAGCCGCGCAACATCATGGGCGTCGTCGTGCCGCAGATCGAGTCCTCGAAGGTGAGGAAGGGGCTCGACGAGCGCGGCTACGGCGTGCTCGGCACGAGCGCGCGCATCGACGAGGCCGCCGACGCCTACGAGGAGCTGCTCGAAACCATCATCCTCGCCGCCGAGGTGGAGACGGCGATGAAGGAGATGCTGGAGGAGATCGAGAAGACGAAGCGGCGCGTCAACGCGCTGGAGTTCAAGCTCCTGCCCGACCTCTACGACGCCCAGGAGTACATCGAGCAGAAGCTGGAGGAGCAGGAGCGCGAGGAGATCTTCCGCATGAAGAAGATCAAGGCCAAGAAGGAGGAGGCGGAGGCCGAGGAGGCCGAGAAGGCGAGCGGCGAGCCGGTCGAGGAGCCGCTGACCGCCGACGACTGA
- a CDS encoding GNAT family N-acetyltransferase encodes MTVRPATPEDVPAIREVADDAWWDTYPGVLDTDRIRAGLETLYDPEFLREVLDDRDDLLFLVAERDGEVVGFVSARQTFADEVELFTLFVAPDRQRDGIGTELLGAVEESARAADAERLRAGVLAGNAVGRAFFEGHGFERVETVTTEVGGESHPEDVLERSLDDTV; translated from the coding sequence ATGACCGTCAGACCCGCGACGCCCGAGGACGTGCCGGCGATACGCGAGGTGGCCGACGACGCGTGGTGGGACACCTACCCCGGCGTGCTCGACACCGACCGGATACGCGCGGGACTGGAGACGCTGTACGACCCCGAGTTCCTGCGCGAGGTGCTCGACGACCGCGACGACCTGCTCTTCCTCGTCGCGGAACGCGACGGCGAGGTCGTCGGCTTCGTCTCCGCCCGCCAGACGTTCGCCGACGAGGTGGAGCTGTTCACCCTGTTCGTCGCGCCCGACCGCCAGCGCGACGGTATCGGCACCGAACTGCTCGGCGCCGTCGAGGAGTCCGCGCGCGCGGCCGACGCCGAGCGCCTTCGAGCGGGCGTGCTCGCGGGCAACGCGGTCGGGCGCGCTTTCTTCGAGGGCCACGGCTTCGAGCGCGTCGAGACCGTGACGACCGAGGTCGGCGGCGAGAGCCACCCGGAGGACGTGCTCGAACGGTCGCTCGACGACACCGTTTAG
- a CDS encoding MFS transporter, translated as MRRLFANGDFTRLFAGRLVTNAGDSIYGVAAMWLVFSLTGSTFYTGLAGMLTLGMQLLQAFVGPLVDRWPLRRTLVATQAAQGVLVLAIPLADHLGVLSVWVVLTVMPLVSLLNQFTYPASSAALPRIVADPEDLTGANSLFAMTYQGAELVFNAAAGVLVALVGATALFLVDSVTFAAAVVLFAGIRVPPAEREAGDEAGYLAELVAGARFLRGSPVVWVLGAAVVANGLLGAAWPVLPAFAAERGDATLYGLLLSGLAGGTLVGSLLATRFRDVPFGRLSVIGFGLSGVAWLAALLVPGTAATVALFALAFVPVGVTNVVSMTLVQRLVPEAMLGRVLAVLGSGTTAAMPLGAFVGGVAGEAFGPVAVMYAGGVGFLWIVGYVLAVPALRRMPAATAVEAPDAPADDPGTGPAPAAATNAD; from the coding sequence ATGCGACGACTCTTCGCGAACGGCGACTTCACCCGGCTGTTCGCCGGGCGGCTGGTGACGAACGCCGGCGACTCCATATACGGCGTGGCGGCGATGTGGCTCGTCTTCTCGCTCACGGGCTCGACGTTCTACACGGGGCTGGCGGGCATGCTGACGCTCGGGATGCAGCTGTTGCAGGCGTTCGTCGGCCCCCTCGTGGACCGGTGGCCCCTGCGGCGCACGCTCGTGGCGACCCAGGCCGCACAGGGCGTGCTCGTGCTCGCGATCCCGCTCGCTGACCACCTCGGCGTGCTGTCGGTGTGGGTCGTCCTGACCGTGATGCCGCTCGTGAGCCTGCTCAATCAGTTCACCTACCCGGCGAGTTCGGCGGCGCTGCCCCGCATCGTCGCGGACCCGGAGGACCTCACGGGCGCGAACTCGCTGTTCGCGATGACGTATCAGGGCGCGGAACTCGTCTTCAACGCCGCGGCCGGCGTGCTCGTCGCGCTCGTCGGCGCGACGGCGCTGTTCCTCGTGGACTCGGTGACCTTCGCCGCGGCCGTCGTGCTGTTCGCCGGCATCCGGGTGCCGCCGGCGGAGCGGGAGGCCGGCGACGAGGCGGGCTACCTCGCCGAACTGGTTGCCGGGGCGCGCTTCCTGCGTGGGTCGCCCGTCGTCTGGGTGCTCGGCGCCGCGGTCGTGGCGAACGGCCTGCTCGGGGCTGCGTGGCCCGTCCTCCCGGCGTTCGCGGCCGAGCGCGGCGACGCGACGCTGTACGGTCTCCTGCTGTCGGGGCTCGCCGGCGGGACGCTCGTCGGGTCGCTGCTCGCGACGCGCTTCCGGGACGTCCCCTTCGGCCGCCTGAGCGTCATCGGGTTCGGGCTGTCGGGCGTCGCGTGGCTGGCCGCGCTCCTCGTCCCCGGCACGGCGGCGACGGTGGCGCTGTTCGCGCTCGCGTTCGTCCCCGTCGGCGTCACGAACGTCGTGTCGATGACGCTCGTCCAGCGGCTGGTGCCCGAGGCGATGCTCGGGCGCGTGCTGGCCGTCCTCGGGAGCGGGACGACGGCGGCGATGCCCCTCGGCGCGTTCGTCGGCGGCGTCGCGGGCGAGGCGTTCGGCCCCGTCGCCGTGATGTACGCGGGCGGCGTCGGCTTCCTCTGGATCGTCGGGTACGTCCTCGCGGTGCCGGCGCTCCGGCGGATGCCGGCCGCGACGGCGGTGGAGGCCCCGGACGCGCCCGCCGACGACCCCGGCACGGGGCCCGCGCCGGCCGCGGCTACCAACGCTGATTAG
- a CDS encoding ATP synthase subunit B has product MQKEYKTITEISGPLVFAEVDEPVGYDEIVEIETPNGDVRRGQVLESTSKYVAIQVFEGTSGIDKQSSVRFLGETLQMPLTEELLGRVLSGSGEPIDGGPDIEPEEERPIVGAAINPTAREYPEEFIQTGVSSIDGMNTLVRGQKLPIFSASGLPHNDLALQVARQATVPEEDAGGEGDSEFAVIFGAMGITQEEANEFMQDFERTGALERSVVFMNLADDPAVERTVTPRLALTTAEYLAFEKDYHVLVILTDMTNYCEALREIGAAREEVPGRRGYPGYMYTDLAQLYERAGRIEGRDGSVTQIPILTMPGDDDTHPIPDLTGYITEGQIYIDRDLHSQGVQPPVNVLPSLSRLMDDGIGEGLTREDHADVSDQLYAAYAEGEDLRDLVNIVGREALSERDNRYLDFAERFEEEFVDQGFDRNRSIDETLDLGWELLSMFPKAELNRIDEELIEEYYLDDVAEEVAAD; this is encoded by the coding sequence ATGCAGAAGGAATACAAGACCATCACGGAGATCAGCGGACCGCTGGTGTTCGCCGAGGTCGACGAGCCCGTCGGCTACGACGAGATCGTCGAGATCGAGACGCCGAACGGCGACGTCCGCCGCGGACAGGTGCTCGAATCGACGAGCAAGTACGTGGCGATCCAGGTGTTCGAGGGGACCTCGGGCATCGACAAGCAGTCGTCCGTGCGCTTCCTCGGGGAGACGCTCCAGATGCCGCTGACGGAGGAACTGCTCGGCCGCGTCCTCTCGGGCTCGGGCGAGCCCATCGACGGCGGCCCGGACATCGAGCCGGAGGAGGAGCGCCCCATCGTCGGGGCGGCCATCAACCCGACCGCCCGCGAGTACCCGGAGGAGTTCATCCAGACGGGCGTGTCCTCGATCGACGGCATGAACACGCTCGTGCGCGGACAGAAGCTCCCCATCTTCTCGGCGTCGGGGCTGCCGCACAACGACCTCGCGCTGCAGGTCGCCCGACAGGCGACCGTGCCGGAGGAGGACGCCGGCGGCGAGGGCGACTCGGAGTTCGCCGTCATCTTCGGCGCGATGGGTATCACCCAGGAGGAGGCAAACGAGTTCATGCAGGACTTCGAGCGCACCGGCGCGCTGGAGCGCTCGGTCGTCTTCATGAACCTCGCGGACGACCCCGCCGTCGAGCGGACGGTCACGCCGCGGCTCGCGCTCACCACGGCGGAGTACCTCGCCTTCGAGAAGGACTACCACGTCCTCGTCATCCTGACGGACATGACGAACTACTGCGAGGCGCTCCGCGAGATCGGTGCCGCCCGCGAGGAGGTGCCGGGCCGCCGTGGCTACCCCGGCTACATGTACACCGACCTCGCACAGCTGTACGAGCGGGCCGGCCGCATCGAGGGCCGTGACGGCTCCGTCACGCAGATTCCCATCCTCACGATGCCCGGCGACGACGACACCCACCCGATTCCGGACCTGACCGGCTACATCACGGAGGGGCAGATATACATCGACCGCGACCTGCACAGCCAGGGCGTCCAGCCCCCGGTGAACGTGCTGCCGAGCCTGTCGCGGCTGATGGACGACGGTATCGGCGAGGGCCTCACCCGCGAGGACCACGCCGACGTGTCCGACCAGCTGTACGCCGCGTACGCGGAGGGCGAGGACCTCCGCGACCTGGTGAACATCGTCGGCCGCGAGGCGCTGTCCGAGCGCGACAACCGCTATCTGGACTTCGCCGAGCGGTTCGAGGAGGAGTTCGTCGACCAGGGCTTCGACCGGAACCGGTCCATCGACGAGACGCTCGACCTCGGCTGGGAGCTGCTGTCGATGTTCCCGAAGGCCGAGCTGAACCGTATCGACGAGGAGCTCATCGAGGAGTACTACCTCGACGACGTCGCCGAGGAAGTCGCCGCGGACTGA
- a CDS encoding hemolysin family protein encodes MVTEPVAAVAVVGLLAASAFFSGSETAIFSLESHRITAMAESDAPGAATLARLLDDPHRLLVTVLVGNNVVNIAVASLTTAVFVARFDAGVGTLAATLVVSVLVLLFGEIVPKSYAVGNAEAVARRVARPISLVGTALSPVVTAFDAANEGIRRLVGGARDIERPYVTREELAALVGAAAEAGVVDADERALIDRVFRFDGVEVREVMVPRADIVAIDEGATAGEAVERCAAERVNRLPVRRDDERVVGYVDLRDLVDAEPGTPLSDLLLPVVHAYEGRDADDLLEELQERRLELAIVFDEFGAVEGLVTAEDIVEELVGEVFDVGEPRAVSRVGPTRASARGVAPVSAVNDLLGLDLPSVEGGSVAALLSREFGDVPAVGESVAVGEARLTVRGVEENRVTRVLVERVEEKEGES; translated from the coding sequence ATGGTCACCGAACCGGTCGCCGCGGTCGCCGTCGTCGGCCTGCTCGCGGCGAGCGCCTTCTTCTCCGGCAGCGAGACGGCGATATTCTCGCTCGAATCGCACCGAATCACGGCGATGGCCGAGTCCGACGCGCCCGGCGCGGCGACGCTCGCCCGCCTGCTCGACGACCCGCACCGCCTGCTCGTCACCGTCCTCGTCGGCAACAACGTCGTCAATATCGCCGTCGCGTCGTTGACGACGGCGGTGTTCGTCGCTCGGTTCGACGCCGGGGTCGGGACGCTCGCGGCCACGCTCGTGGTGAGCGTCCTCGTCCTGCTGTTCGGCGAGATCGTCCCGAAGAGCTACGCGGTCGGCAACGCCGAGGCGGTGGCGCGCCGGGTCGCTCGCCCGATATCGCTGGTCGGGACGGCGCTGTCGCCCGTCGTCACCGCGTTCGACGCCGCGAACGAGGGAATCCGGCGGCTCGTCGGCGGCGCGCGCGACATCGAGCGTCCGTACGTCACCCGCGAGGAACTGGCCGCGCTCGTCGGGGCCGCCGCCGAGGCCGGGGTCGTGGACGCGGACGAGCGGGCGCTCATCGACCGGGTGTTCCGGTTCGACGGCGTCGAGGTGCGCGAGGTGATGGTGCCCCGGGCCGACATCGTTGCCATCGACGAGGGCGCCACGGCGGGGGAAGCCGTCGAACGCTGTGCCGCCGAGCGCGTCAACCGCCTCCCGGTGCGGCGCGACGACGAGCGGGTCGTCGGCTACGTCGACCTCCGCGACCTCGTGGACGCCGAGCCCGGGACGCCGCTCTCCGACCTCCTGCTCCCGGTCGTCCACGCCTACGAGGGGCGGGACGCCGACGACCTGCTGGAGGAGCTCCAGGAGCGCCGGCTCGAACTCGCCATCGTCTTCGACGAGTTCGGCGCGGTCGAGGGGCTCGTCACCGCCGAGGACATCGTGGAGGAACTCGTCGGGGAGGTGTTCGACGTGGGGGAGCCGCGGGCCGTCTCGCGGGTGGGGCCGACCCGCGCCAGCGCCCGCGGGGTCGCGCCCGTGTCCGCGGTGAACGACCTGCTCGGCCTCGACCTGCCGAGCGTGGAGGGTGGCTCCGTGGCCGCCCTGCTGTCCCGCGAGTTCGGGGACGTGCCCGCGGTCGGCGAGTCGGTCGCCGTGGGCGAGGCGCGGCTCACGGTTCGCGGCGTCGAGGAGAACCGCGTAACGCGGGTGCTCGTGGAGCGGGTCGAAGAGAAGGAAGGCGAGTCGTAG
- the thsA gene encoding thermosome subunit alpha, with protein sequence MGNQPLIVLSEDSQRTSGRDAQSMNITAGKAVAESVRTTLGPKGMDKMLVDNSGNVVVTNDGVTILKEMDIEHPAANMIVEVAETQEDEVGDGTTTSVVIAGELLAKAEDLLEQDIHATILAQGYRQAASKAKEILEDIAIEVDADDTEVLEQIAGTAMTGKGAENAKGTLATLVVDAIRAVADDDEIDTDNINVQKVVGGSVPDSELVEGVIVGKERVHENMPYFVEDANVALLDSPIEVKETEIDAEVNVTDPDQLQQFLDQEEKQLREMVDQLKAVGADVVFCQKGIDDMAQHYLAQEGILAVRRAKKSDIKALSRSTGARIVSNLDDITEDDLGFAGSVAEKEIGGDTKIFVEDVEEAKSVTLVLRGGTEHVVDEVERAIDDSLGVVRTTLEDGKVLPGGGAPETELALGLRDYADSVGGREQLAVEAFADAIDVIPRTLAENAGLDPIDSLVDLRSKHDGGDTTAGLDAYTGEVVDMEEDGVVEPLRVKTQAVESATEAAVMILRIDDVIAAGDLVGGKTGDDGDDDGPAGGPGGMGGGMGGMGGMGGMGGAM encoded by the coding sequence ATGGGTAACCAGCCCCTCATCGTACTTTCGGAGGACAGCCAGCGCACCTCCGGGCGTGACGCCCAGTCGATGAACATCACGGCCGGCAAGGCCGTCGCCGAGTCGGTCCGGACGACGCTCGGGCCGAAAGGGATGGACAAGATGCTCGTGGACAACTCGGGCAACGTCGTCGTCACGAACGACGGCGTCACCATCCTCAAGGAGATGGACATCGAGCACCCCGCGGCCAACATGATCGTCGAGGTCGCGGAGACACAGGAGGACGAGGTCGGCGACGGCACGACCACCTCCGTCGTCATCGCCGGCGAACTCCTCGCGAAGGCCGAGGACCTCCTCGAACAGGACATCCACGCGACCATCCTCGCGCAGGGGTATCGCCAGGCCGCCTCGAAGGCCAAGGAGATCCTCGAGGACATCGCCATCGAGGTCGACGCCGACGACACCGAGGTGCTCGAACAGATCGCCGGCACCGCGATGACCGGCAAGGGCGCGGAGAACGCGAAGGGAACCCTCGCGACGCTCGTCGTCGACGCCATCCGTGCGGTCGCGGACGACGACGAGATAGACACCGACAACATCAACGTCCAGAAGGTCGTCGGCGGCTCGGTCCCCGACTCCGAACTGGTCGAGGGCGTCATCGTGGGCAAGGAGCGCGTCCACGAGAACATGCCCTACTTCGTCGAGGACGCGAACGTCGCGCTGCTCGACTCCCCCATCGAGGTGAAGGAGACGGAGATCGACGCCGAGGTCAACGTCACCGACCCGGACCAGCTCCAGCAGTTCCTCGACCAGGAGGAGAAGCAGCTCCGCGAGATGGTCGACCAGCTGAAGGCGGTCGGCGCCGACGTCGTCTTCTGCCAGAAGGGCATCGACGACATGGCCCAGCACTACCTCGCGCAGGAGGGCATCCTGGCCGTGCGCCGCGCGAAGAAGTCCGACATCAAGGCGCTCTCCCGCTCGACGGGCGCGCGCATCGTCTCGAACCTGGATGACATCACCGAGGACGACCTCGGCTTCGCCGGCTCCGTCGCGGAGAAGGAGATCGGCGGCGACACGAAGATCTTCGTCGAGGACGTCGAGGAGGCCAAGTCCGTGACGCTCGTGCTCCGCGGGGGCACCGAGCACGTCGTGGACGAGGTCGAACGCGCCATCGACGACTCGCTGGGCGTCGTGCGCACGACGCTGGAGGACGGCAAGGTCCTGCCCGGCGGCGGCGCGCCCGAGACCGAGCTGGCGCTCGGCCTGCGTGACTACGCCGACTCCGTCGGGGGCCGCGAACAGCTGGCCGTCGAGGCCTTCGCCGACGCCATCGACGTGATTCCGCGCACGCTCGCGGAGAACGCCGGCCTCGACCCCATCGACTCGCTGGTGGACCTCCGCTCGAAGCACGACGGCGGGGACACCACGGCGGGCCTCGACGCGTACACCGGCGAGGTCGTCGACATGGAGGAGGACGGCGTCGTCGAGCCGCTGCGCGTCAAGACGCAGGCGGTCGAGAGCGCGACGGAGGCCGCGGTCATGATCCTCCGCATCGACGACGTCATCGCCGCGGGCGACCTCGTCGGCGGGAAGACCGGCGACGACGGCGACGACGACGGCCCGGCCGGCGGCCCCGGCGGTATGGGCGGCGGCATGGGCGGCATGGGCGGTATGGGCGGCATGGGCGGCGCGATGTGA
- a CDS encoding DUF7504 family protein has protein sequence MTDAPPLVDVLDSARSVLVLAGGLSDAKDAACASLLARDAPAETTALAVSYDRSGGEWLAHAESAMGGEPAEALVVDASGTGEGGDRVTTTGPDDLTGMQIALSEAFPIAGTGVFCFDSFTTLLQYIDEADAYRFCNELLGRLWDAGVNVHVHLDPAATDADTVRSLASLFDAVVAADAGAIPAPTDPAVADGREVAVATRSRGEGND, from the coding sequence ATGACGGACGCTCCGCCACTGGTCGACGTGCTCGACAGCGCGCGGAGCGTTCTCGTTCTCGCCGGCGGGCTCTCGGACGCGAAGGACGCGGCCTGCGCGTCGCTGCTCGCTCGCGACGCGCCCGCGGAGACGACGGCGCTGGCCGTGAGCTACGACCGCTCGGGCGGGGAGTGGCTCGCCCACGCCGAGTCGGCGATGGGCGGTGAGCCGGCGGAGGCCCTCGTGGTCGACGCGTCGGGCACCGGCGAGGGCGGCGACCGCGTGACGACGACGGGGCCCGACGACCTCACCGGGATGCAGATCGCCCTCTCGGAGGCGTTCCCGATAGCGGGGACCGGGGTGTTCTGCTTCGACTCGTTCACGACGCTCCTCCAGTACATCGACGAGGCCGACGCCTACCGCTTCTGTAACGAGCTGCTCGGGCGGCTGTGGGACGCCGGCGTCAACGTCCACGTCCACCTCGACCCGGCGGCGACCGACGCCGACACGGTCCGGTCGCTCGCCTCGCTGTTCGACGCGGTCGTCGCGGCCGACGCCGGGGCGATACCCGCACCCACCGACCCCGCGGTCGCGGACGGCCGCGAGGTGGCCGTGGCGACCCGCTCGCGGGGGGAAGGAAACGACTAA
- a CDS encoding DUF7351 domain-containing protein, translated as MSTISVERRPPEEVFALLGNELRVEVLRALADAGEEPLSFSALRAAVGERDSGKFNYHLGKLVGTFVRHVEADDEDDGDTEGYELTLAGQQVVGALVAGTYTADGHLDAVAVDDPCPACGARAIHAAFDDDVATLSCHECDEWYNSFGFPPGTLDQYEPEELPAAFDRWMYALFQRITAGFCWTCAGRLTGELKPEGDHPTLAWSCDRCGSVARSSAATPLLFHPAGQGFLYDHGVDPNTTPSWRLLTMDNLDQDADGTGADVTLRLDGEELRGRVDATGKVVSVERSDR; from the coding sequence ATGAGCACGATATCGGTCGAGCGGCGTCCCCCGGAGGAGGTGTTCGCGCTGCTCGGCAACGAACTCCGGGTGGAGGTCCTCCGGGCGCTCGCGGACGCTGGCGAGGAGCCGCTCTCCTTCTCGGCGCTGCGGGCCGCCGTCGGCGAGCGCGACTCCGGGAAGTTCAACTACCACCTCGGGAAGCTCGTCGGCACGTTCGTCCGGCACGTCGAGGCGGACGACGAGGACGACGGGGACACGGAGGGGTACGAACTCACGCTCGCCGGCCAGCAGGTCGTCGGGGCGCTGGTCGCCGGCACCTACACCGCGGACGGACACCTCGACGCCGTGGCCGTCGACGACCCGTGTCCCGCCTGCGGCGCGAGGGCCATCCACGCCGCGTTCGACGACGACGTGGCGACGCTGTCGTGTCACGAGTGCGACGAGTGGTACAACTCCTTCGGCTTCCCGCCGGGGACGCTCGACCAGTACGAGCCCGAGGAGTTGCCCGCCGCGTTCGACCGGTGGATGTACGCGCTGTTCCAGCGCATCACCGCGGGCTTCTGTTGGACCTGTGCCGGCCGGCTGACGGGCGAACTGAAGCCCGAGGGGGACCACCCGACGCTCGCGTGGTCCTGTGACCGCTGCGGGTCGGTGGCCCGCTCGTCGGCGGCGACGCCGCTGCTCTTCCACCCGGCGGGACAGGGCTTCCTCTACGACCACGGCGTCGACCCGAACACCACCCCGTCGTGGCGGCTGCTTACGATGGACAACCTCGACCAGGACGCCGACGGGACGGGCGCGGACGTGACGCTCCGGCTGGACGGCGAGGAGCTCCGCGGGCGCGTGGACGCGACGGGGAAGGTGGTCTCCGTCGAGCGGTCCGACCGCTGA
- a CDS encoding KH domain-containing protein, with protein sequence MQHVTIPQDRIGALIGAGGETMREIEERAEVRLNIDSETGSVEIETVGDPVTGLKGPDIVQAIGRGFHPDEALTLLDEEMRMFDLVDLDAATRNANDLQRQKGRLIGENGRTRQLMEELSGASVVIYGKTVGVIGDPEEVEVVRSAVEMILDGAPHGAVYSFLERRHNEMQQEGMGYHRYPGGEGGEEPEADFEIETNPDDGGVEFDEPEP encoded by the coding sequence ATGCAACACGTGACGATTCCGCAGGACCGCATCGGTGCCCTCATCGGTGCGGGCGGCGAGACGATGCGGGAGATAGAGGAACGCGCCGAGGTCCGGCTGAACATCGACTCCGAGACGGGGTCGGTCGAGATAGAGACGGTCGGCGACCCGGTGACGGGGCTGAAGGGGCCGGACATCGTGCAGGCAATCGGCCGCGGCTTCCACCCCGACGAGGCGCTCACGCTGCTCGACGAGGAGATGCGGATGTTCGACCTCGTGGACCTCGACGCCGCGACCCGGAACGCGAACGACCTCCAGCGGCAGAAGGGGCGGCTAATCGGCGAGAACGGCCGCACCCGCCAGCTGATGGAGGAGCTGTCGGGCGCGTCGGTCGTCATCTACGGGAAGACGGTCGGCGTCATCGGCGACCCCGAGGAGGTCGAGGTGGTGCGGTCGGCCGTGGAGATGATACTCGACGGCGCGCCCCACGGCGCGGTGTACTCCTTCCTCGAACGCCGCCACAACGAGATGCAACAGGAGGGGATGGGCTACCACCGCTACCCCGGCGGCGAGGGCGGCGAGGAACCCGAGGCCGACTTCGAGATAGAGACGAACCCCGACGACGGCGGCGTGGAGTTCGACGAGCCGGAGCCGTAG